AGAAATATCCCTTCAGCAAGTAGAAGATCATTTAAATATAGCAGATCAATGGATTATGTCTCGATTAAATGAAGTTACTAGAGAAGTAACAGAGAACATGGAGAAATTTGAGCTAGGATTGGCCCTGCAAAAAACCTATGATTTTATTTGGAGTGAATATTGTGATTGGTATATTGAGCTAGCAAAAAATAGATTATATGGTGATGAGGCTAATAAAAAGAAGGCTGCACAGTATACCCTTACCTATGTATTAGAAAGTATATTAAAGTTGTTACATCCATTTATGCCTTTTATCACAGAAGAAATATGGCAAAGTATACCTAACTTTAAAGATAGTGTCATTGTAGCCCCTTGGCCAAAATATAAAGAAGAGGCAAAAAATTATCAAGCAGAAGAAAAAATGAATTTAATCATGGAGGCCATTAAAAACATTAGAAACTTAAGGGCAGAGATGAATGTAGTTCCTTCAAGAAAAGCAAAGCTGATGGTGTGGACGTCGAAAGAAGAAGTAAAAACTGTCATTCAAGAGGGAGAACAATACTTTGTAGCATTGGCAGGAATATCAGAAATCCAATTTGTAAGCAACAAAGAAGAAGTTCCTTCCGATGCTGTTTCGACTGTAGTACAGGGGGGAGAACTATTTTTACCTTTAGAAGACTTAATTGATGTTGCAAAAGAAATAGAAAGGCTTCAAAAAGAGAAGACGAAGTTAGAGGGAGAAATCAAAAGGGTTAAGGGGAAACTTTCAAATGAAGGCTTTACTAAAAAAGCCCCTGCCCACTTAATTGAAGAAGAACGGCAAAAAGGAGCAAAGTACGAAGAAATGCTGCATACAGTATTGGAAAGAATAGAAACATTAAGCAAAAAGAAGTAAAGATAAAGCAATAAATGTAAAAGTGAAAGTCCCGCCTACACTAACCTTAGGGGTGGGGCCTTCCTATCCTAAAAATAAAAGCGTGATAAAAATTAGAATAATTATGTTAAAATAATAACTAAGTTGTTGACACCAATGGTTTTTCTGCTATGATGAAATTATGTAGGTTCGCATAAGAAATATACTTTAAAGAATGGAGTGGGGAGATGAATTATCAAGAGGCAATAGAGTATATCCATGGCACGTATAAATTTGGCAGCAAATTAGGATTAGAGAATATCAAGTATCTATTAAATTTATTAGGAAACCCTCAGAAGGAGTTAAAGGTGATTCATGTGGCAGGAACCAATGGCAAAGGTTCAACTTCCTCTTTTATCAATGGTGTCCTAAAGACTTCAGGCTATAAGGTAGGGTTATATACCTCTCCCTACATAGAAGAGTTTACAGAGAGAATGCAAATTAATGGGGAGAAGATTGACAAACAGCGCTTAGCAGAGGTTACTACAATTGTTAAAGCAAAAATAGAGCAGATGCTGTCAGAGGGAAAAAACCATCCTACAGAGTTTGAAGTTGGGACAGCCATTGCATTAGTTTATTTTGCAGAAGAAAAGGTGGATTTTACCATATTAGAAGTAGGTATGGGAGGGCGTCTAGATGCTACAAATATTATAGAAAATCCTCTGCTTTCCATCATAACCCCTATAGACTATGATCATATGGAGCATTTAGGAGATACGCTTGAAAAAATAGCTTTTGAAAAGGCAGGAATTATCAAAGAAAACAATTTTGTTGTTTCTTATCCTCAACGAGAAGAGGCAAAGGAGGTTGTAAAAAAAGTCTCTAGAGAAAAAAATAGCCAACTATTTGTTGTGAATTATGATCATCTTAAAGTACATCGCAGTACCATTGAAGAACAACAGTTTTCTGTAGAAGTATTAGGAAAAAAATATGAAGATGTTATCATCACATTGGCAGGACCACATCAGGTGTATAATTGCTGTACAGCGCTAACAGCGATAGAGGTGTTAAAAAACCATAGAAATATTCTGATTAGCGATGAAGCAATTTATCAAGGATTAAAAACGACGAAATGGATAGGAAGATTAGAGGTATTAGCTAAGAATCCTTTAACCATCATAGATGGTGCCCACAATCTTCAGGGAGCTACAGCTTTAAAGCATAGTGTTGAAACCTTGCTACAAGGAAAAAAAGTTACTTTAGTGGTGGCAATGTTAGGAGATAAAGATGTCCAAGGGGTATTAAGCAATCTAATTCCTCTTATGGATAAAATCGTCGTGACTAAACCAAACAACCCTAGAGCAATGGCAGCAGATGATTTAGCTAAGGAATTAGTCTGTTATGGAAAAGATATGTATATATGTAACACCATTAAAGAGGCAGTAAAAAAAGCCTATGAAGTGACAGAGGCTTCAGATGTCATTCTTTTTGCCGGATCTTTATATATGATCGGGGAAGCTAGAACGATATTAACAAATAAATAATATGAAAAATTCACAAAAGATCTATTGACAATTGAATGAATAATATGATATTATTTATTTAGACACAGGTCAAAAACACTTCCAAAATAAATCATGAAGGTTTATTACACAATCATGAAACCTATGTAAATCAACTAAATTTTGAAATATAAATACGTTAAGAAGACAAGGTCATGAAGGTCTATATTTGGAAGGAACCAAATATTCCTTATGACCTTTTTCATCGTCAGCATATCCCCTTAATTCAACATATTTTTTTTAAAAAAAGTTGTTATCCCCTAATAAAAATAGGATTAAGGGGCTTTTTTTATTTACAAGGAAAGTAATTTTATAATTTCATTGTAAAGGGCCTTAGGATTTCTTTTCCAATTGATACATATGTTTTTTGCCTCTTCTTCTTCTGATAGATTTAGTTTTAGGTCAATAACAGGGGTGTTGTCTTCTGTCATTGTGAGCCTAATAACATACTTTTTTTCTTCTCCAAGTTGGTGATAATCCCCTCGAATCTCTATATTTGCCTGTAGGTTTTCTTTTTGCATATGGATAAAAGTGTTGATTTCCTCTTTTTGATTTTTAGGAATTCGATTAACAAAGTAATTCAGCGTATTTTTTCCTTTATGGGTGATGGAAAATAACTGACTATGATTTTTCTCTTCTTCAGCGATAAAGTCTGCTTCTTTGAGTTCTGATAAAAATTGCTGCAACATAAAGTAATTCATAATATCGTTTTCTAAAATGAACTGAGTAATTTGAGAATTCGTTAAAGAGCCTTCTGCTTGATCTAATATATAAAGTAAAAGCAGTTTTTTTTCTGCCAATTGTTCTGGTGTATTCACAAACATTTCTATTTACCTCCTTAAAAAGTTTCCTAATATTATATTACTGCATTTATCAAAATTTTAAAAGAAGAAATCCAAAGCAAAAAAATATTTTTCAGATGTATGAAGAGAGACTTTTTAGAAGAAAATAGATATATAACAGATATTCACAGGAGGTTATTGCCATGACAGTTGGTTCACAAGTAAAGCAGACTTTGGCTACACTAAAGGGGACACAAGGCACGTTGAGGACTTATTCACTACAGTGCCACCATGAAGAAGAAAAAAAAGTTTATGAAGAAGCGCTAAAGACAAGCAATGAGATTATAAAGGATTTAGAAAATAGACTAAAAACATTAGAGTTTGAAGAATCTCAATTTAAAGGTTATTAGATGGGGTGGATCATATGAGAGATTGGGTGGAAATACTATTAAGATCACTAGGATTATTTTTTTTGACTTTTTTATTTATAAGAATTATGGGAAAACGGCATCCAGGAAAAATGACAGCATTTCAACTTGTAAATTACATAATCATTGCCACAATAGCTGCGCTTACTTCCGCAAAAGTAATTACAAATATCAGATTAGGATTGGTTGCACTGGGGGTTTGGATTGTATTGCCCATCTTACTTGACTTCATGGCGGTAAAGAGCAAAGTAATACATGATTTTATTTATGGTAAGCAAACCATCCTTATAAAAAAGGGAAAAGTCATGGAGGAGAATTTAAAAAAAGCAAAATTGACAGGAGAAGAATTAATAAGAGAGCTGCGAGCAAAAAATGCCTTTAGTTTAGCAGATGTTGAGTTTGCGGTTTTAGAAACAACCGGTGAGGTAAATGTTGTAATGAAGTCTGATAAAAAGCCCATTACTGCTCATGATTTAGAGAGAAAAGTAGCACCACAAACCGAACCACAAACTATTATCTTAGATGGAAACATTTTATATGATGCTCTAAATGAGTTTGGGTTAAATGAGGGTTGGCTTAAAACGCAACTAAAGGGCATGGGTGTAGATTTGACCAATGTATTTATTGGTCAAGTAGATAGTAGTGGTGATTTATATGTAGATTTATTTGATGATATGATTCAATTACCTCAGCCAAGCGTTAAAGAGATGCTGTATGCTGGTATAGAAAAGAGTCAGGCAGATTTTACGAAATATGCTTTAGAAACAAAAGACGAAAAAGCCAAGCAAATGTATAGTGAACATGCAAAAAATTTACAAGAGCTGATGAAAAAATTGCAGCCCTATTTATTACGTTAGAAGGTGATGAAAAGTGTCTAGACAAAAATATAAGAAGTTAACACCTACCCAGCAACAGTACCAGATCTTTGCTAAAGATCGAGAGCCAAAGCGTCCTGCTTTCATAAATTCTATAAAAGCATTTTTTGTGGGTGGGATCATATGCACCATAGGTCAAGCTCTTCAAATGATGTTTATAAAGTATTTTAATTTTACAGAAATTACTGCGGGTAATCCTACAGTAGCCACGTTAATTATTATTTCTGTTTTGTTGACAGGCTTAGGCGTATATGATCATATGGCTCAATGGGCTGGGGCAGGAACAGCAGTACCTGTTACAGGTTTTGCTAACACTGTAACTTCTGCCGCTATTGAACATCGCAGCGAAGGTTTTGTACTGGGTGTAGGCGGAAATATGTTTAAGATTGCAGGGCCAGTTATCACATATGGTGTATTTTCCGCATTTGTAGTGGCTCTGATAAAAATTATTATAAAGGAATTAGGTGGGATATAAATGCTTAAAGGACACCAATCTTGGGTTTTTGAATCAAAACCTTTTATTAAGGCATCAGCCGCCGTGGGAGGTCCCTTTGAAGCACAGGGAGCTATGCCAGAGGATTTTGACACCCTGCATGCTGATATATGGCTGGGGCAGGATAGTTTTGAGAAGGCAGAAAAAAAGTTGCTGGAGGAAGCTTGTCAAAAAGCCATCGATAAGGCAGGGATGAAAAAAGAAGATATTCAGTTTTTTTTAAGTGGCGACTTAATGAATCAAATTATTTCTAGTAGTTTTGCTGCTAGAACCTTAGGTGTGCCTTATTTAGGGGTTTTTGGTGCTTGTTCAAGTTCTATGGAGGGATTAGCTCTTGCCAGCATGATAGTAGATAGTAGATTTGCTAAAAATGCCCTGGCTGCTGCTTCCAGTCATAATGCAGCGGCAGAAAAGCAATTTCGGTATCCAACAGAATACGGTGCGCAAAAACCACCAACTGCCCAATGGACTGTTACAGGAGCAGGAGCTGCAGTTGTAGCATCAGAGGGGGAAGAAGGACCTAGGGTTGTGGCGGCTACTATAGGAAGGGTGATTGATATGGGAATATCCGATCCTTTTAATATGGGGGCAGCTATGGCACCAGCAGCAGTAGATACCATTGAAGCACATTTTAGAGATTTAAACATCGATCCTTCTCACTATGATCTTATTGCTACTGGTGACCTGGGAGCAGTAGGACATCGTATAGCAGGAGATTTACTTATTGAACATGGGATGAAAATACCAAAAGAGATTTTTACTGATTGCGGGTTATTAATTTATAGACAGGAACAACCTATTTTTGCAGGAGGCAGCGGATGTGGCTGTTCTGCTACTGTAACTTACGGACATTTTATGAATCGTATGAGAAAAGGAGAGTTAAGAAAAATTTTGGTTGTTGCTACCGGTGCTTTGATGTCACCTATGTCCTATCAGCAAAAAGAAAGTATTCCTTGTATAGCTCATGCGGTAGCTATTGAAATATAAGGAGGTGAAGTTTTTTGGAAAAGTTTATTTGGGCTTTTGTCGTAGGTGGAGGAATCTGTGTCATAGGACAAATTGCCATGGATGTTTTTAAGCTAACTCCAGCCCATACCATGAGTGGTTTGGTGGTGACAGGAGCTATACTGGGAGGCTTAGGATTGTATGAACCTTTGATAAAATTTGCTGGCGCTGGAGCCACAATACCTATTAGTAGTTTTGGGAACTCTCTTTTTAAGGGTGCCATGATGGAGTATGAAAGAAATGGCATTGTAGGGGTATTGACAGGAATTTTTGAAGTCACCAGTGCCGGAATCTCCGCAGCTATTATTTTTGGATTTATTGCAGCATTAATTTTTAAACCAAAAGGTTGATAGAAGTATATTTATAAATTTTAATATGCAGGAACTATGTTTTTGTATTTCGGGCTAAAAGGCCAGTAGCAGCTTGTAAATGTGGTGCTTGCGATATTAAAACTTCGGTATAAAGAATAAGGCTTATCCTCCATGCCTTCATTAAAATACTGAAGGGAGGTGAAAATGATGACAGTAGGTACACAAATGCAACAAGCAATTGCAGGTATTCAAAGTGCAGCTGCTACAATGAAGACATTTTCTTTAGAAACACAAGACCAAAATGCAAAAAAAGAGTTTCAACAAATAGCACAAGATCTTGAGAATGCGTTACAAACCTTAGAAAATAGAAGAAAATATATTGAAAAGCAAGAACCACAGTTTAAACAACAATAATTTATATAGACCTCACCTTATTTTAGGATTGGTGGGGTTTATTTAAAATAAAAAAGGAAAGACCAAACAAAGTTTGGTCTTTCCTTTTTTATTTTTTTACTATTTTCCACTCATGTTTCTTTCAGCTTGCTCGATTAATCTTTTCACCATATATCCGCCAACATAACCATTTTGTCGAGAAGTTAAATTACCTTTATCTGTTGCTTCATAGTTTGCTAATCCTAATTCACTAGCAATCTCAGTTTTCATCTGATTTAGAGCTTGACGTGCTTCTGGTACAACAATTCTGTTATTATTTCTTGAAGCCATAAATTTCTCCTCCTCATATGATTTTATTTTACAACATCTTTTGATGTTGTATTTATAATTTAACCAATTCTCTTTAGGAATATGTTAGTAGGTTTTTGAAGGGATATATAATTATGGAAGGAATTTTTTTGTGTTTTTAAAAGTTTATTTTGTTATAATGATTGAAAGGAGAGGATAATTTGGATAAGCAACAGCAACTAACAACAATGATTTTCAATCTGGGAGCTGCAAAAGTGGGTTATGGACAACTGGAAGATGTATTACCAGAAGAATTTAAACATCTTATAAGTGGCATTTCTATAGCGATTCGATTGTCAGATCAAGTAATCAGTGATATCGATCCACAAAACGGTCCTACCCACACTTATTTTCATCACTATAGAACGGTAAATGCATTTATCGATCAAATGACCTTCAAAATCACAAATCAACTACAGCAGTGGGGATACTTGGCTATGGCTATTCCTGCTTCTCAATCTATTAATCTTGAGGGTTGGAACTATAGAGGATTATTTCAACATAGGACTGCTGCTACTAAAGCTGGGATAGGATGGATTGGAAAGAACAATTGTCTTGTAACAGAAGAATTTGGTCCTCGTGTTCGTTTAGGTACAGTTTTAACCAATATGGTATTTGATTATAATGAAGCAATAACCATGTCTCAGTGTGGGGAATGCAATCTTTGTGTAAAGCTCTGTCCTGCTAATGCTCTAAAGGGCAAAACTTGGAAGCCAGAAGTATTGCGGGAAGAAATGATGTGTCCTGACACTTGTAGCAATCATATGAAAAATAAGTATAAACACATAGGCAGAGGAGCGGTTTGCGGTATTTGTATAAAAGCATGTAAAAAAGGAAAGCAAATATTGAAGACATAGGGTAGAAGAAACTACCCTATGTCAACTTCCTTTTCATGGGTGTTTTTACATCTTTTCTGAAACCATGATCATGCATGCTTTGCAGCTGTGCTTTTTGAGACTTTGCTTCTCTATGAAAGTGACGTTCTTCATATTTGTAAGTCCTTGCACTATACTCCTGCATATCACCTTTAATATTGGTCCATTGGCTTTTTCTTATTGACATAAAATCACCTCATAGTTAGTTTGAGTTTTTTCTTAAAAATAATGAGGAAAATTATTTTCCAATATATGAAAAAATTGATAAACTATTGACAATGTTATCCAGATTTTATATACTTTAAGTAATAAAGACAATAAATGTATAAGGATATAAAAATATAAGAAAATAGCTGAATAAATTAGTCATGAAGACTTTTTTTGGCCATGAAGGCTAGTGCGTATCTCACTAGTTTTCGTGGCTTTATTTTACTGGATATAAGAAATAAACATAAATTATTTATTTTTTTAAGGAGATGAAAAAAATGGATGAAGCACTATGGAAAAAATGTGTAGAATTTCATGGACATGAGTGTCCAGGACTGGCCATTGGATACAAGGCCAGTGAA
The sequence above is drawn from the Clostridium formicaceticum genome and encodes:
- a CDS encoding bifunctional folylpolyglutamate synthase/dihydrofolate synthase — its product is MNYQEAIEYIHGTYKFGSKLGLENIKYLLNLLGNPQKELKVIHVAGTNGKGSTSSFINGVLKTSGYKVGLYTSPYIEEFTERMQINGEKIDKQRLAEVTTIVKAKIEQMLSEGKNHPTEFEVGTAIALVYFAEEKVDFTILEVGMGGRLDATNIIENPLLSIITPIDYDHMEHLGDTLEKIAFEKAGIIKENNFVVSYPQREEAKEVVKKVSREKNSQLFVVNYDHLKVHRSTIEEQQFSVEVLGKKYEDVIITLAGPHQVYNCCTALTAIEVLKNHRNILISDEAIYQGLKTTKWIGRLEVLAKNPLTIIDGAHNLQGATALKHSVETLLQGKKVTLVVAMLGDKDVQGVLSNLIPLMDKIVVTKPNNPRAMAADDLAKELVCYGKDMYICNTIKEAVKKAYEVTEASDVILFAGSLYMIGEARTILTNK
- a CDS encoding DUF4364 family protein yields the protein MFVNTPEQLAEKKLLLLYILDQAEGSLTNSQITQFILENDIMNYFMLQQFLSELKEADFIAEEEKNHSQLFSITHKGKNTLNYFVNRIPKNQKEEINTFIHMQKENLQANIEIRGDYHQLGEEKKYVIRLTMTEDNTPVIDLKLNLSEEEEAKNICINWKRNPKALYNEIIKLLSL
- a CDS encoding DUF1657 domain-containing protein encodes the protein MTVGSQVKQTLATLKGTQGTLRTYSLQCHHEEEKKVYEEALKTSNEIIKDLENRLKTLEFEESQFKGY
- a CDS encoding DUF421 domain-containing protein, which encodes MRDWVEILLRSLGLFFLTFLFIRIMGKRHPGKMTAFQLVNYIIIATIAALTSAKVITNIRLGLVALGVWIVLPILLDFMAVKSKVIHDFIYGKQTILIKKGKVMEENLKKAKLTGEELIRELRAKNAFSLADVEFAVLETTGEVNVVMKSDKKPITAHDLERKVAPQTEPQTIILDGNILYDALNEFGLNEGWLKTQLKGMGVDLTNVFIGQVDSSGDLYVDLFDDMIQLPQPSVKEMLYAGIEKSQADFTKYALETKDEKAKQMYSEHAKNLQELMKKLQPYLLR
- the spoVAC gene encoding stage V sporulation protein AC; protein product: MSRQKYKKLTPTQQQYQIFAKDREPKRPAFINSIKAFFVGGIICTIGQALQMMFIKYFNFTEITAGNPTVATLIIISVLLTGLGVYDHMAQWAGAGTAVPVTGFANTVTSAAIEHRSEGFVLGVGGNMFKIAGPVITYGVFSAFVVALIKIIIKELGGI
- the spoVAD gene encoding stage V sporulation protein AD is translated as MLKGHQSWVFESKPFIKASAAVGGPFEAQGAMPEDFDTLHADIWLGQDSFEKAEKKLLEEACQKAIDKAGMKKEDIQFFLSGDLMNQIISSSFAARTLGVPYLGVFGACSSSMEGLALASMIVDSRFAKNALAAASSHNAAAEKQFRYPTEYGAQKPPTAQWTVTGAGAAVVASEGEEGPRVVAATIGRVIDMGISDPFNMGAAMAPAAVDTIEAHFRDLNIDPSHYDLIATGDLGAVGHRIAGDLLIEHGMKIPKEIFTDCGLLIYRQEQPIFAGGSGCGCSATVTYGHFMNRMRKGELRKILVVATGALMSPMSYQQKESIPCIAHAVAIEI
- the spoVAE gene encoding stage V sporulation protein AE codes for the protein MEKFIWAFVVGGGICVIGQIAMDVFKLTPAHTMSGLVVTGAILGGLGLYEPLIKFAGAGATIPISSFGNSLFKGAMMEYERNGIVGVLTGIFEVTSAGISAAIIFGFIAALIFKPKG
- a CDS encoding DUF1657 domain-containing protein, with product MTVGTQMQQAIAGIQSAAATMKTFSLETQDQNAKKEFQQIAQDLENALQTLENRRKYIEKQEPQFKQQ
- a CDS encoding alpha/beta-type small acid-soluble spore protein; its protein translation is MASRNNNRIVVPEARQALNQMKTEIASELGLANYEATDKGNLTSRQNGYVGGYMVKRLIEQAERNMSGK
- a CDS encoding epoxyqueuosine reductase, whose protein sequence is MDKQQQLTTMIFNLGAAKVGYGQLEDVLPEEFKHLISGISIAIRLSDQVISDIDPQNGPTHTYFHHYRTVNAFIDQMTFKITNQLQQWGYLAMAIPASQSINLEGWNYRGLFQHRTAATKAGIGWIGKNNCLVTEEFGPRVRLGTVLTNMVFDYNEAITMSQCGECNLCVKLCPANALKGKTWKPEVLREEMMCPDTCSNHMKNKYKHIGRGAVCGICIKACKKGKQILKT